One Amaranthus tricolor cultivar Red isolate AtriRed21 chromosome 10, ASM2621246v1, whole genome shotgun sequence genomic window carries:
- the LOC130826061 gene encoding selenium-binding protein 1-like isoform X1, whose translation MALKKVFEKTDHDVNIDDLMASSSLHAEELPSQLDILQAKIADAENSRSDWKAEGNGFLLIDSEFNVKGRWEKPGHSPSFGYNFWYQPRHKTMISSSWGAPLAFSKGFHPQHGSEGL comes from the exons ATG GCCTTGAAGAAAGTATTTGAGAAAACTGACCATGATGTAAATATAGACGATTTAATGGCTTCAAG TAGTCTACATGCTGAG GAATTGCCCAGCCAATTGGACATATTGCAAGCAAAAATTGCAGACGCAGAAAACAGTCGGAG CGATTGGAAAGCCGAGGGAAATGGGTTTCTCCTGATTGACTCTGAATTCAATGTGAAAGGAAG GTGGGAAAAGCCCGGACATAGTCCATCCTTTGGCTACAATTTCTGGTATCAACCACGGCATAAGACAATGATAAGCTCATCATGGGGAGCTCCCTTAGCTTTCTCCAAAGGCTTCCACCCGCAGCATGGGTCAGAGGGTCTATAG
- the LOC130826061 gene encoding selenium-binding protein 1-like isoform X2, with amino-acid sequence MALKKVFEKTDHDVNIDDLMASSLHAEELPSQLDILQAKIADAENSRSDWKAEGNGFLLIDSEFNVKGRWEKPGHSPSFGYNFWYQPRHKTMISSSWGAPLAFSKGFHPQHGSEGL; translated from the exons ATG GCCTTGAAGAAAGTATTTGAGAAAACTGACCATGATGTAAATATAGACGATTTAATGGCTTCAAG TCTACATGCTGAG GAATTGCCCAGCCAATTGGACATATTGCAAGCAAAAATTGCAGACGCAGAAAACAGTCGGAG CGATTGGAAAGCCGAGGGAAATGGGTTTCTCCTGATTGACTCTGAATTCAATGTGAAAGGAAG GTGGGAAAAGCCCGGACATAGTCCATCCTTTGGCTACAATTTCTGGTATCAACCACGGCATAAGACAATGATAAGCTCATCATGGGGAGCTCCCTTAGCTTTCTCCAAAGGCTTCCACCCGCAGCATGGGTCAGAGGGTCTATAG
- the LOC130826061 gene encoding uncharacterized protein LOC130826061 isoform X3, which produces MALKKVFEKTDHDVNIDDLMASRYVVLNLLNLHLKHKPQKEFDVVFVFLAVVYMLRNCPANWTYCKQKLQTQKTVGGGKSPDIVHPLATISGINHGIRQ; this is translated from the exons ATG GCCTTGAAGAAAGTATTTGAGAAAACTGACCATGATGTAAATATAGACGATTTAATGGCTTCAAGGTATGTAGTTTTGAATTTGTTAAATCTTCATTTAAAGCACAAGCCCCAAAAGGAATTtgatgttgtttttgttttccttgCAGTAGTCTACATGCTGAG GAATTGCCCAGCCAATTGGACATATTGCAAGCAAAAATTGCAGACGCAGAAAACAGTCGGAG GTGGGAAAAGCCCGGACATAGTCCATCCTTTGGCTACAATTTCTGGTATCAACCACGGCATAAGACAATGA
- the LOC130826061 gene encoding selenium-binding protein 1-like isoform X4, with the protein MALKKVFEKTDHDVNIDDLMASSSLHAEELPSQLDILQAKIADAENSRRWEKPGHSPSFGYNFWYQPRHKTMISSSWGAPLAFSKGFHPQHGSEGL; encoded by the exons ATG GCCTTGAAGAAAGTATTTGAGAAAACTGACCATGATGTAAATATAGACGATTTAATGGCTTCAAG TAGTCTACATGCTGAG GAATTGCCCAGCCAATTGGACATATTGCAAGCAAAAATTGCAGACGCAGAAAACAGTCGGAG GTGGGAAAAGCCCGGACATAGTCCATCCTTTGGCTACAATTTCTGGTATCAACCACGGCATAAGACAATGATAAGCTCATCATGGGGAGCTCCCTTAGCTTTCTCCAAAGGCTTCCACCCGCAGCATGGGTCAGAGGGTCTATAG